The proteins below are encoded in one region of Salvelinus namaycush isolate Seneca chromosome 32, SaNama_1.0, whole genome shotgun sequence:
- the LOC120026828 gene encoding leukotriene B4 receptor 1-like, with protein MVNMNSSSNSSLDSTSPDSGRLISSTVLGLCCALGLPGNIAVLVVILRRSSRRPNFTLCLMLNLASSDILCLATVPVWIYTLLHGWTLGRAACKLATFLLYLSLYANVLTVTLLGVQRYLQVLYPQMWNRLGRKGEVVLLLALWGLACALTAPAVATRDVRNGELKCQRHTGSDAERVAVLVLETLLGFVIPFSVLVTSYCCLHRRVNQTALFSSAKLTRLVTSVVVAFFILWIPVHIVNVVDIAGIVLQTSWPEASAALLSHRSAAARVVRSFTFFNSCLDPFLYAFASRRIREQPKSSSRGDSRMQVTNI; from the coding sequence ATGGTGAACATGAACTCCTCCAGCAACTCTAGCTTGGACTCCACCTCCCCGGATTCGGGCCGCCTGATTTCGAGTACCGTCCTGGGGTTGTGCTGTGCGCTTGGCCTCCCTGGTAACATAGCTGTCCTGGTGGTCATCCTGCGCCGCTCGTCCCGACGCCCCAACTTCACCCTGTGCCTCATGCTGAACCTGGCTTCCTCCGACATCCTGTGCCTGGCCACGGTGCCCGTGTGGATCTATACTCTCCTGCACGGCTGGACTCTGGGCCGTGCTGCATGCAAGTTAGCCACGTTCCTGCTCTATCTCAGCCTGTATGCTAACGTGCTAACTGTCACTCTACTCGGTGTCCAGCGCTACCTCCAGGTGCTATACCCGCAGATGTGGAACAGGCTGGGGCGCAAGGGGGAGGTGGTGCTGCTCCTGGCCCTGTGGGGGCTCGCCTGTGCTCTGACTGCTCCCGCCGTTGCCACTCGCGATGTGCGCAATGGCGAGCTCAAGTGCCAGCGACACACGGGTTCCGATGCTGAAAGAGTTGCTGTCCTCGTCTTGGAGACCCTTTTAGGGTTCGTGATTCCGTTCTCTGTGCTGGTCACGTCCTACTGCTGCCTCCACCGGCGGGTGAACCAGACTGCGCTGTTCAGCAGTGCAAAGTTGACGCGGCTGGTCACCAGTGTGGTGGTCGCCTTTTTCATCCTCTGGATCCCTGTGCACATTGTCAATGTGGTGGACATCGCCGGCATTGTGCTGCAGACTTCCTGGCCAGAGGCGTCGGCAGCGCTGCTGAGCCACAGAAGCGCAGCAGCGCGTGTCGTCCGGAGCTTTACGTTTTTTAACAGCTGCCTGGACCCCTTCCTGTACGCCTTCGCCTCGCGGAGAATCCGTGAGCAGCCCAAGTCGTCGTCGAGGGGCGACAGCAGGATGCAGGTCACAAATATCTGA
- the LOC120026829 gene encoding leukotriene B4 receptor 1-like, translating to MVNMNSSSNSSLDSTSPDSGRLISSTVLGLCCALGLPGNIAVLVVILRRSSRRPNFTLCLMLNLASSDILCLATVPVWIYTLLHGWTLGRAACKLATFLLYLSLCANVLTVTLLGVQRCLQVLYPQMWNRLGRKGEAVLLLALWGLACALTAPAVATRDVRDGELKCQRHTDSDAERVAVLVLETLLGFVVPFSVLVTSYCCLHRRVNQTALFSSAKLTRLVTSVVVAFFILWIPVHIVNVVDIAGIVLQTSWPEASAALLSHRSAAARVVRSFTFFNSCLDPFLYAFASRRIREQPKSSSRGDSRMQVTNI from the coding sequence ATGGTGAACATGAACTCATCCAGCAACTCTAGCTTGGACTCCACCTCCCCGGATTCGGGCCGCCTGATTTCGAGCACCGTCCTGGGGTTGTGCTGTGCGCTGGGCCTCCCTGGTAACATAGCTGTCCTGGTGGTCATCCTGCGCCGCTCGTCCCGACGCCCCAACTTCACCCTGTGCCTCATGCTGAACCTGGCTTCCTCCGACATCCTGTGCCTGGCCACGGTGCCCGTGTGGATCTATACTCTCCTGCACGGCTGGACTCTGGGCCGTGCTGCATGCAAGTTAGCCACGTTCCTGCTCTATCTCAGCCTGTGTGCTAACGTGCTAACGGTCACTCTACTCGGTGTCCAGCGCTGCCTCCAGGTGCTATACCCGCAGATGTGGAACAGGCTGGGGCGCAAGGGGGAGGCGGTGCTGCTCCTGGCCCTGTGGGGGCTCGCCTGTGCTCTGACTGCTCCTGCCGTTGCCACTCGCGATGTGCGCGATGGCGAGCTCAAGTGCCAGCGACACACGGACTCTGATGCTGAAAGAGTTGCTGTCCTCGTCTTGGAGACCCTTTTAGGGTTCGTGGTTCCGTTCTCTGTGCTGGTCACGTCCTACTGCTGCCTCCACCGGCGGGTGAACCAGACTGCGCTCTTCAGCAGTGCAAAGTTGACGCGGCTGGTCACCAGTGTGGTGGTCGCCTTTTTCATCCTCTGGATTCCTGTGCACATTGTCAATGTGGTGGACATCGCCGGCATTGTGCTGCAGACTTCCTGGCCAGAGGCGTCGGCAGCGCTGCTGAGCCACAGAAGCGCAGCAGCGCGTGTCGTCCGGAGCTTTACGTTTTTTAACAGCTGCCTGGACCCCTTCCTGTACGCCTTCGCCTCGCGGAGAATCCGTGAGCAGCCCAAGTCGTCGTCGAGGGGCGACAGCAGGATGCAGGTCACAAATATCTGA